The following proteins come from a genomic window of Rhodoligotrophos sp. CJ14:
- a CDS encoding DUF3772 domain-containing protein, translating to MKGRSLTTAPYLVILTLLALALWSMGTAHAQDATVDRIQRQTAPLTKQLEGIKTQLDRVDLPTSELEKIRTSIEQIRALTLQMTGDLQAPLTAATQSLDQLGPPPEGDAKEAPEIAQQRQALTQRRDQIRAIQAQLDLLRVTSEQLSEQASRIQHERFFSKIFESGRSVLDPRLWLEGFASIDAFVTRFMTVVSNWWSRLIGGLSPLTAMLLIVELAATIAAAMGAHRVLNWLLRPRLNKPNPTDLERLWNVFAGVFAATIPLMIAVFLVSLVLSSITEMSQQARRIYWILAFWAVIATSGRTFIRGILSPNDSAWRAVGIADLLAYRLSRLLGALFLVYALDGVFRRLADVLFLPVEFFSMQGAITGVLTVFLLIAVLLTVRRTEDGEDTDSKPPPDLGWFGWAAKLPLVYWAIAATISVALVVGLIALAQYLSQQVVVLTILVAVLMLIHYLADHLVSDGIKPNRPVGRFLRRTLSLTNHSVDRIGVVITTLVDFGLVFIGVPLVILQTAVTWVDITSWLTTAFWGFRLGGITISLYTVVAAILAFAFGVIITKLFTRWLDARVLARTQLNKGLRDSIHTGVTYIGYILAGIFALSYAGLNFANLAIIAGALGVGIGFGLQSIVNNFVSGLILLAERPIKVGDLIKVTGGQGIVKRINVRSTEIETADKSSVIVPNSSLISENVQNWTHTDTMGRVLVAVRADPEADPEKVLQIMTSIAQRHEKILAFPAPLALFTNFGPAANEFELYAYVADALSVGGVASDLRIAIRKAFEENDIGMPYNVQDVKLVKSADKAAPQEGEGGE from the coding sequence ATGAAGGGACGATCGCTTACAACGGCGCCTTATCTGGTGATCCTGACGCTCCTGGCATTGGCCCTATGGAGCATGGGCACGGCTCATGCCCAGGACGCAACCGTCGATCGCATCCAGCGTCAGACGGCGCCTCTCACCAAGCAGCTGGAGGGAATTAAAACCCAGCTGGACCGTGTGGATCTGCCGACCTCCGAGCTGGAGAAGATCCGCACGAGCATCGAACAGATCCGGGCGCTAACGCTGCAGATGACGGGAGATCTGCAGGCGCCTCTGACAGCGGCCACCCAAAGCCTCGATCAGCTGGGCCCCCCGCCCGAAGGCGATGCCAAGGAAGCCCCGGAAATCGCCCAGCAGCGCCAAGCATTGACCCAGCGGCGCGATCAGATCCGGGCGATCCAGGCGCAGCTTGACCTGCTCCGCGTGACAAGTGAGCAGCTCTCCGAGCAGGCCTCCCGCATCCAGCACGAACGGTTCTTCAGCAAAATCTTTGAGAGCGGGCGCTCAGTGCTCGACCCCAGATTGTGGCTCGAAGGTTTCGCGTCCATCGACGCCTTTGTGACGCGCTTTATGACCGTCGTCAGCAATTGGTGGAGCAGGCTTATAGGCGGGCTCTCTCCGCTCACCGCGATGTTGCTCATCGTCGAGCTGGCCGCGACGATCGCCGCAGCGATGGGGGCCCATCGTGTGCTCAACTGGCTCCTGCGGCCACGGCTGAACAAGCCCAATCCGACCGATCTCGAGCGTCTCTGGAACGTCTTCGCCGGCGTCTTCGCAGCGACGATCCCGCTGATGATCGCCGTGTTTCTCGTCTCGCTCGTCTTGTCGAGCATCACCGAGATGAGCCAGCAGGCGCGGCGTATCTATTGGATTTTGGCGTTCTGGGCGGTCATCGCCACGAGCGGCCGCACCTTCATTCGCGGAATCCTGTCCCCGAACGATTCGGCCTGGCGCGCAGTCGGCATCGCCGATCTTCTCGCTTATCGTTTGAGCAGGCTGCTGGGCGCGCTCTTCCTGGTTTATGCCCTGGACGGCGTCTTCCGCCGTCTTGCCGACGTCCTTTTCTTGCCGGTCGAATTCTTTTCGATGCAGGGCGCCATAACGGGTGTTCTCACCGTCTTCCTGTTGATCGCCGTGCTGCTGACCGTTCGTCGAACCGAGGATGGCGAGGATACGGACTCAAAGCCACCACCGGATCTGGGCTGGTTCGGATGGGCTGCCAAGCTGCCCCTGGTTTATTGGGCCATTGCGGCCACCATCTCCGTCGCGCTGGTGGTGGGCTTGATCGCGCTGGCCCAATATCTCAGTCAGCAAGTTGTCGTGCTGACGATCCTGGTGGCTGTGCTGATGCTGATCCACTATCTGGCGGATCACCTTGTCAGCGACGGCATCAAACCGAACCGCCCGGTGGGCCGCTTCCTGCGCCGCACCCTATCCTTGACCAATCACAGTGTGGATCGCATCGGCGTTGTCATTACAACGCTGGTGGATTTCGGTCTGGTCTTCATCGGCGTCCCGCTGGTGATCTTGCAGACCGCCGTCACCTGGGTCGACATTACGAGCTGGCTCACCACCGCCTTCTGGGGCTTCCGGCTCGGCGGCATAACCATATCGCTTTACACGGTGGTCGCGGCCATCCTGGCCTTCGCCTTTGGCGTGATCATCACCAAGCTGTTTACCCGCTGGCTTGATGCGCGCGTGCTTGCGCGCACGCAGCTCAACAAGGGCTTGCGGGATTCGATCCATACCGGCGTCACCTATATCGGCTACATCCTGGCCGGCATCTTCGCCCTCAGCTATGCCGGCCTGAACTTCGCGAACCTAGCCATCATCGCCGGTGCGCTGGGTGTCGGTATCGGTTTCGGCCTGCAGAGCATCGTCAACAACTTCGTCTCCGGCCTCATTCTCTTGGCCGAGCGCCCGATCAAGGTGGGTGACCTGATCAAGGTGACGGGCGGGCAGGGGATCGTGAAGCGCATCAATGTGCGCTCCACCGAGATCGAGACGGCGGACAAATCCTCCGTGATCGTGCCCAATTCGAGCCTGATCTCGGAAAATGTGCAGAACTGGACCCATACCGACACTATGGGCCGGGTGCTCGTGGCCGTGCGTGCAGATCCGGAGGCCGATCCTGAAAAGGTGCTGCAGATCATGACGAGCATCGCCCAGCGTCATGAAAAGATCCTGGCTTTTCCAGCGCCTTTGGCCCTGTTCACCAATTTCGGCCCGGCCGCCAATGAATTCGAGCTCTACGCCTATGTCGCCGACGCGCTCTCGGTCGGCGGGGTTGCAAGTGATTTGCGGATCGCCATCAGAAAGGCCTTTGAAGAGAACGATATCGGGATGCCTTACAACGTCCAGGACGTTAAGCTCGTCAAATCGGCCGACAAAGCCGCGCCGCAAGAGGGTGAGGGTGGAGAATGA
- a CDS encoding VOC family protein: MKGIDHLVLCVDDLDEAVARYRAMGFTLTPRAIHPFGTMNQLVQFDGSFLEILAVRAPTEVPEHGAHHFSFAAFNRDFLDRGEGFSMLVLDSDDARADQQRYVKAGISRFEPFDFQRKAKLPDGEEVTVGFSLAFAAHEAMGRAGFFVCQQRAPQYFWKRDYQLHPNGALGIGCALMLGEEPKAYADFFQAFTGEEPQRLADDEIAFSLSRGGVRMFSPAAWARHYPAALAPDLAEGPCFAGFVIEVSDLGRTAEALDDGHIAYLRDGGRLIVAPDEAFNTTILFEERR; this comes from the coding sequence ATGAAAGGCATCGATCATCTCGTGCTCTGTGTGGATGATCTTGACGAAGCGGTGGCCCGCTACAGGGCGATGGGCTTCACCTTGACGCCGCGCGCGATCCACCCCTTCGGCACCATGAACCAGCTCGTGCAGTTCGATGGCTCCTTCCTTGAGATCCTGGCCGTGCGTGCGCCGACTGAGGTGCCCGAGCATGGTGCCCATCACTTCAGCTTTGCGGCCTTCAATCGCGATTTTCTCGACCGCGGTGAAGGCTTCTCGATGCTGGTGCTCGACAGCGATGATGCCCGCGCCGACCAGCAGCGCTATGTGAAGGCGGGCATCTCGCGCTTCGAGCCCTTCGACTTCCAGCGCAAGGCCAAGCTGCCCGATGGCGAGGAGGTGACGGTGGGCTTCTCGCTCGCTTTTGCCGCCCACGAGGCGATGGGCCGGGCCGGCTTCTTCGTTTGCCAGCAGCGGGCACCGCAATATTTCTGGAAGCGTGACTACCAGCTCCATCCCAACGGCGCGCTTGGCATTGGCTGTGCGCTCATGCTGGGCGAGGAGCCGAAGGCCTATGCGGATTTCTTCCAGGCCTTCACGGGCGAGGAGCCTCAGCGCCTTGCCGATGACGAGATCGCATTCAGCCTCAGCCGCGGCGGTGTCCGCATGTTCTCTCCGGCTGCCTGGGCGCGGCATTATCCGGCCGCCCTCGCGCCCGATCTGGCCGAGGGGCCATGCTTTGCAGGCTTCGTGATCGAGGTCAGTGATCTCGGCCGCACGGCCGAAGCGCTCGATGACGGCCATATCGCCTATCTCCGCGATGGAGGCCGGCTGATCGTGGCGCCCGATGAGGCCTTTAACACCACCATCCTGTTCGAGGAACGGCGCTGA
- the kdsA gene encoding 3-deoxy-8-phosphooctulonate synthase, translating to MLNSVVSIGNVRFGNDLPLTLIAGPCQLESRDHAFDMAGSLKEIAERLGIGLVYKTSFDKANRTSLSGKRGIGLDAALPIFEDLRRAFALPVLTDVHEPGQCAEVATVVDILQIPAFLCRQTDLLIAAARTGKPVNVKKGQFLAPWDMRNVADKLSGAGARDVLLTERGVSFGYNTLVSDMRALPIMRAIGSPVIFDATHSVQQPGGQGTSSGGERSFVPVLARAAVAVGVAGVFIETHEDPNEAPSDGPNMIPLRDMEALLENLIQFDKLAKSCR from the coding sequence ATGCTCAATTCGGTCGTATCGATCGGCAATGTTCGCTTCGGCAATGACCTGCCGCTCACGCTGATCGCGGGCCCATGCCAGCTCGAATCGCGCGACCATGCCTTCGACATGGCAGGCAGCCTCAAGGAAATTGCCGAGCGGCTGGGGATCGGCCTCGTCTACAAGACCTCGTTCGACAAGGCCAATCGCACGAGTTTGAGTGGCAAGCGCGGCATCGGGCTGGATGCGGCGTTGCCCATCTTCGAGGATCTGCGCCGCGCCTTTGCGCTGCCTGTCCTGACCGATGTGCACGAACCCGGCCAATGCGCCGAGGTGGCGACCGTGGTCGATATTCTGCAGATCCCCGCCTTTCTGTGCCGTCAGACCGATCTGCTTATCGCGGCTGCGCGCACCGGCAAGCCGGTCAATGTAAAGAAGGGCCAGTTCTTGGCACCTTGGGATATGCGCAACGTCGCCGATAAGCTCTCTGGCGCCGGCGCGCGTGATGTGCTGCTGACGGAACGCGGTGTCTCCTTCGGCTACAACACCTTGGTATCCGACATGCGCGCGCTGCCCATCATGCGGGCCATTGGCTCCCCCGTCATCTTTGACGCAACCCATTCGGTGCAGCAGCCGGGCGGCCAAGGCACATCCTCCGGCGGTGAACGCTCCTTCGTGCCGGTGCTGGCGCGCGCCGCCGTGGCGGTGGGCGTTGCAGGCGTTTTCATTGAGACGCACGAAGACCCGAACGAGGCACCCTCCGACGGCCCAAATATGATTCCCCTCAGGGACATGGAAGCGCTGCTTGAGAATTTGATTCAGTTCGATAAGCTCGCCAAATCTTGCCGCTGA
- a CDS encoding glyoxalase superfamily protein translates to MRTFRDAKLMAKALRSSLEQHGLMLSHANALELVAKQFGVPDWNVLAAKIAHADNDGPRFERTAPILRIFDEQRAREFYLDFLGFTLDWEHRFGENLPLYAQVSRAGLTLHLSGHHGDASPGSTVFVTMRGVADYQRELVAKNYRHMRPGVETVPWGRVMEVIDPFSNRIRFCEPSQAER, encoded by the coding sequence ATGCGCACCTTTCGCGATGCCAAACTGATGGCCAAGGCGCTTCGAAGCAGCCTTGAGCAGCACGGTCTTATGCTGTCCCATGCGAACGCCTTGGAACTGGTCGCCAAACAATTTGGCGTGCCCGACTGGAACGTGCTCGCGGCGAAGATCGCACACGCCGACAATGACGGTCCCCGTTTCGAGCGTACGGCGCCTATTCTGCGCATCTTCGATGAGCAGAGGGCACGTGAATTCTACCTCGACTTTCTTGGCTTCACGCTCGATTGGGAGCATCGTTTCGGCGAAAATCTCCCGCTCTACGCGCAGGTTTCGCGTGCCGGGCTCACCCTCCATCTGAGCGGCCATCATGGAGATGCGAGCCCAGGATCGACTGTCTTCGTCACCATGCGCGGCGTGGCAGATTATCAGCGGGAGCTGGTGGCCAAGAACTATCGTCACATGCGGCCTGGCGTGGAGACCGTTCCCTGGGGACGGGTGATGGAGGTCATCGATCCCTTCAGCAATCGCATTCGCTTCTGCGAGCCGTCGCAGGCTGAACGCTGA
- the serS gene encoding serine--tRNA ligase: MFDIRWIRENAAAFDQGLKKRGLEPVSHRLIALDEARREAVTRAQEAQTRRNALSKEIGQAKAAKDEARAQSLMAEVASLKAAIQQGEEDERRLDGELRAALSEIPNLPLEEVPEGADEHGNVELRRFGNKRQFNFAPKQHFDLGESLKLMDFETAAKLSGSRFVVLKGALARLERAIAQFMLDLHTNEHGYTEVSPPLLVRDHAMFGTAQLPKFEEDQFSVYAGTAVDEGRFAWLVPTAEVPLTNLIREMILDEQELPLRFTAFTPCFRAEAGAAGRDTRGMIRQHQFSKVEMVSITTPEQSRAELDRMLGCAETVLQRLGLPYRVMTLCGGDMGFASRLTFDIEVWLPGQHAYREISSCSVCGDFQARRMEARYRPKGGKPAYVHTLNGSGLAVGRTMVAILENYQEADGSVVIPEALRPYMGGLEVIPAHG, from the coding sequence ATGTTCGACATCAGATGGATCCGCGAGAACGCCGCAGCCTTCGACCAAGGCCTGAAAAAGCGTGGGCTCGAGCCGGTATCGCACCGTCTGATCGCGCTCGATGAGGCACGCCGCGAGGCAGTCACCCGAGCCCAGGAAGCGCAGACCAGGCGCAATGCCCTCTCCAAGGAGATCGGCCAGGCAAAGGCCGCCAAGGACGAGGCGCGCGCGCAGAGCCTCATGGCCGAGGTTGCGAGCCTCAAGGCAGCCATTCAGCAGGGCGAGGAGGATGAGCGCCGGCTGGATGGTGAGTTGCGCGCAGCCCTCTCCGAGATCCCCAATCTGCCACTCGAAGAGGTGCCTGAGGGAGCGGACGAGCATGGCAATGTCGAGCTGCGGCGCTTCGGCAATAAGCGCCAGTTCAACTTTGCGCCTAAGCAGCATTTCGACCTTGGCGAGAGTCTCAAGCTTATGGATTTCGAGACGGCAGCCAAGCTGTCCGGCTCGCGTTTCGTCGTCTTGAAAGGGGCTCTGGCAAGGCTCGAGCGCGCCATCGCTCAGTTCATGCTCGACCTCCACACGAATGAGCACGGCTATACCGAGGTGTCGCCGCCGCTTTTGGTGCGCGACCACGCGATGTTCGGCACGGCCCAGCTACCGAAATTCGAGGAGGATCAGTTCTCGGTCTATGCCGGCACCGCGGTTGATGAGGGGCGTTTCGCCTGGCTGGTGCCCACCGCCGAGGTGCCGCTGACCAATCTGATCCGTGAGATGATCCTCGATGAACAAGAGCTGCCGCTGCGCTTCACGGCCTTCACCCCCTGCTTTCGCGCCGAGGCGGGTGCTGCCGGTCGCGACACACGCGGCATGATCCGCCAGCATCAGTTTTCCAAGGTCGAGATGGTGTCGATCACCACGCCCGAGCAGTCGCGCGCCGAGCTTGACCGCATGCTGGGCTGCGCCGAGACGGTGCTGCAGCGTCTTGGATTACCTTACCGCGTAATGACCTTGTGCGGCGGGGATATGGGCTTTGCCTCCCGGCTGACCTTCGACATCGAAGTGTGGTTGCCGGGCCAGCATGCCTATCGCGAGATTTCCTCGTGCTCCGTCTGCGGCGACTTCCAGGCCCGACGCATGGAGGCACGCTACCGCCCCAAGGGCGGCAAGCCGGCCTATGTGCACACGCTGAACGGCTCGGGTCTCGCGGTTGGCCGCACCATGGTCGCCATTCTTGAGAATTACCAAGAGGCTGACGGGTCAGTGGTGATCCCCGAAGCCCTCCGGCCCTATATGGGCGGTTTGGAGGTTATTCCCGCCCATGGTTAG
- the surE gene encoding 5'/3'-nucleotidase SurE has translation MVSKLKTPDGRPVRILVTNDDGIYGPGLAVLEEIARALSDDVWVVAPQWEESGASHSLTLADPLRLREYNERRFAVKGTPTDSVVMAVKKVMPEPPDLILSGVNRGQNLADDVTYSGTIAAAMEGTALGIRSFALSQSFGFQKREKGEAPVIHWETAREHGADVVAKLYQMELGPGTLLNINFPDCPPEKVTGVEATTQGKRDQNLLLVDERIDARGNPYFWLGFRREMSNPAEGTDLRAVMDHAISVTPLHLNLTQLEAMEALRQVLQR, from the coding sequence ATGGTTAGCAAGCTTAAGACACCGGATGGTCGGCCTGTCCGCATCTTGGTCACCAATGACGACGGCATCTACGGGCCGGGCCTTGCGGTGCTCGAGGAAATCGCCCGGGCTCTGTCGGACGACGTCTGGGTGGTGGCACCTCAGTGGGAAGAGAGCGGTGCCTCGCACTCGCTCACCCTCGCTGATCCGTTGCGGCTGCGCGAATACAATGAGCGGCGCTTTGCAGTGAAGGGGACGCCCACCGATTCCGTGGTGATGGCAGTCAAGAAGGTCATGCCCGAGCCGCCGGATCTGATCCTTTCCGGTGTCAATCGCGGCCAGAACCTCGCCGATGACGTCACCTATTCCGGAACCATCGCTGCCGCCATGGAGGGTACGGCGCTCGGCATCCGCTCCTTTGCATTATCTCAGTCCTTCGGCTTTCAGAAGCGCGAGAAGGGCGAAGCGCCCGTCATCCATTGGGAAACGGCGCGCGAGCACGGGGCTGATGTGGTGGCGAAGCTCTACCAGATGGAGCTCGGCCCGGGCACGCTGCTCAACATCAACTTCCCCGACTGCCCGCCCGAAAAGGTCACGGGCGTGGAGGCGACCACCCAGGGCAAGCGTGACCAGAACCTGCTCCTTGTCGATGAGCGGATCGATGCGCGCGGTAATCCATATTTCTGGCTGGGCTTTCGCCGCGAGATGAGCAATCCTGCAGAGGGTACTGATTTGCGCGCGGTGATGGACCATGCGATCTCCGTAACCCCGCTCCATCTCAACCTGACGCAGCTCGAGGCGATGGAGGCGTTGCGACAGGTCCTGCAGCGTTAG
- a CDS encoding protein-L-isoaspartate(D-aspartate) O-methyltransferase: MALPPRGKQTTIAPPHLAQIGKVNATDTRKIQLIMHLRNQGIRSIRVLDAIERVPREMFIEEIFADQAYADQSLPIACGQTISQPFIVAFMSDRLDVTDRMKVLEIGTGSGYQTAVLAHISRRVYTIERYRALTRAAEDRFKALKLTNITAVTGDGMKGWPSQAPFDRIIVTAAAPTMPLALLEQLKVGGTMILPIETSPGRQELQRVVRTEESYERQSLLPVRFVPLVPGMPREA; this comes from the coding sequence ATGGCATTACCGCCGCGCGGCAAGCAGACCACGATCGCGCCGCCTCATCTCGCGCAAATCGGCAAGGTCAACGCAACCGATACCCGCAAGATCCAGCTGATCATGCATCTGCGTAACCAGGGGATACGTAGCATCCGGGTGCTCGACGCTATTGAGCGCGTGCCGCGCGAGATGTTCATTGAAGAGATCTTTGCCGATCAGGCCTATGCCGATCAGTCGCTGCCCATCGCCTGCGGCCAGACCATCTCGCAACCCTTCATTGTTGCCTTCATGAGCGATCGGCTCGATGTGACGGACCGGATGAAGGTTCTGGAGATTGGCACGGGCTCGGGCTACCAGACGGCCGTGCTGGCCCATATAAGCCGCCGCGTCTATACGATTGAGCGCTATCGTGCCCTCACGCGCGCCGCTGAGGATCGCTTCAAGGCGCTGAAGCTCACCAACATCACCGCCGTGACTGGCGATGGCATGAAGGGCTGGCCCAGCCAGGCACCGTTCGACCGCATCATTGTCACCGCCGCGGCCCCAACCATGCCGCTTGCCTTGCTCGAGCAGTTGAAGGTTGGCGGCACCATGATCCTGCCGATCGAAACCTCACCAGGCCGCCAGGAGCTCCAGCGGGTCGTGCGCACCGAGGAGAGCTACGAACGCCAATCGCTTTTGCCAGTCCGCTTCGTGCCGCTCGTGCCCGGCATGCCCCGCGAGGCGTAA
- a CDS encoding peptidoglycan DD-metalloendopeptidase family protein, which produces MRCSTTGPMRAKRVARFAGAVALAGLSAACSADMTRFGPATTGSTGGSYGAAQATAPTAVASSDGVQRSQIPPAGGGAYSTGAYQTGAYRPANTAYTGSTGGYASAPASAPVQQASYSAPATGGAQVTVRPGQTLYAVARENGVSVNQLVAVNGLTPPYAVKPGQVLRLPSGNTSSASTYGGGATGIRSAPAVAAAATASASGSHVVKPGETLYSLGRAYNVSPATIASLNGYSMDYQLKVGESVRIPGSGSSTAAATTGTKVASLDPNPPASATPAPGPSTLGQIPAKGASTSADMGASSTAPQTSKAAAAPAAPPPASAANNFRWPVKGRVISKYGDMPNGARNDGINIAVPEGTSVRAAENGVVAYAGSELKGYGNLVLIRHEGGWVTAYAHNKELLVKRGDQIKRGDVIAKAGATGSVSSPQVHFEIRKGAQAVDPMSHLGSTYVAGD; this is translated from the coding sequence ATGCGTTGCTCCACCACGGGCCCGATGAGGGCAAAGCGCGTTGCACGGTTTGCAGGCGCGGTGGCGCTCGCCGGTCTGTCGGCCGCGTGCAGCGCCGACATGACGCGTTTCGGGCCAGCGACGACAGGGTCCACCGGGGGCTCCTATGGAGCGGCGCAGGCGACAGCGCCGACCGCCGTGGCATCTTCGGATGGTGTCCAAAGATCCCAGATCCCTCCAGCCGGAGGCGGCGCCTATTCGACCGGGGCCTATCAGACTGGCGCCTATCGCCCGGCGAATACAGCCTATACCGGCAGCACCGGCGGCTATGCCTCCGCCCCGGCCTCAGCCCCCGTTCAGCAGGCAAGCTATAGCGCGCCAGCAACCGGCGGTGCACAAGTGACCGTGCGGCCGGGCCAGACCCTCTATGCAGTTGCGCGTGAGAATGGTGTCTCGGTCAACCAGCTGGTCGCCGTGAATGGGCTCACCCCACCTTATGCCGTCAAGCCTGGCCAGGTGCTGCGCCTGCCAAGCGGAAATACATCCTCGGCCTCGACCTATGGTGGTGGTGCGACCGGAATTCGCTCAGCCCCGGCTGTGGCCGCGGCGGCGACCGCATCGGCCTCCGGCAGCCATGTGGTGAAGCCCGGCGAGACCCTTTACAGCCTCGGCCGCGCCTACAATGTATCGCCGGCTACCATCGCGAGCCTCAATGGCTATTCCATGGATTATCAGCTGAAGGTGGGCGAGAGCGTTCGTATCCCCGGCTCGGGCTCCTCGACTGCTGCCGCAACGACGGGCACCAAGGTCGCCTCGCTCGATCCCAATCCACCGGCATCCGCCACGCCTGCGCCAGGGCCGAGCACCCTTGGTCAGATCCCGGCAAAGGGCGCATCGACGAGCGCCGACATGGGGGCGAGCAGCACCGCTCCGCAGACATCCAAAGCGGCCGCGGCGCCCGCCGCCCCGCCGCCCGCCAGTGCGGCCAACAACTTCCGCTGGCCGGTGAAAGGGCGCGTCATCTCCAAATATGGCGACATGCCCAATGGCGCGCGGAATGACGGCATTAACATTGCCGTTCCCGAGGGCACCAGCGTGCGAGCTGCGGAGAATGGCGTGGTTGCCTATGCCGGCAGCGAGCTGAAAGGCTATGGCAACCTCGTGCTCATCCGCCATGAGGGTGGCTGGGTGACCGCTTACGCTCACAATAAGGAACTTCTGGTCAAACGTGGTGATCAGATCAAGCGCGGTGATGTGATCGCCAAGGCCGGTGCCACCGGCTCCGTCTCGAGCCCGCAGGTCCATTTCGAGATCCGTAAAGGTGCTCAAGCCGTCGATCCCATGAGCCACTTGGGCTCGACCTATGTGGCGGGCGACTGA